Proteins found in one Plasmodium knowlesi strain H genome assembly, chromosome: 12 genomic segment:
- a CDS encoding FACT complex subunit SSRP1, putative: MGDNAGSSGSNPVISIGNIRGFGGCDYGSFRMSNEFLGWKNKQTNSVYQYKCSDISEAEWIKTGYNNNRLHIKFNKQKDNLIIFFDGFPDRNISEITQHFQKYFNLRLASRKIATKGWNWGEFKLENTNINFDIDNKYAFSIPTNSINQLNVQIKTDIAMELKNEDYKKTNEDFLSEIRFCYPHENDENKHFQNFKNDLLEKVNIGDSKSECIASLANIPLLVPRGRYEIEMYPKSFKLHGKSYDFTVQYTNINKMLLVPKSNSNQYVLIFSLNNKMKQGQTEYPFILVQLNNDDDMELDINASEEDLKKYKLEKSLCGRAYEVIPRLFSALVKKNAIIPGDFRTAKNEHGITCSYRAASGQLYPLNKYFLFIVKPVILISFDDIVTLTFQRTGNINQHRFFSVIIKHKRGMSYEYTNIDKSEYLPLLEFLKSKNIHIQDDANVADKKQDFGDELSESDEEEYVADDDDDDEEDYVAEEEEDDDDDGSDDDEEEEEEEEEEDDDK, translated from the coding sequence ATGGGAGATAACGCTGGCAGCTCGGGTAGCAACCCCGTGATTTCCATCGGAAACATTCGCGGATTCGGGGGCTGCGACTATGGATCATTTCGAATGTCCAACGAGTTCTtaggatggaaaaataaacaaacgaATAGCGTATACCAGTACAAGTGTAGCGACATAAGTGAAGCGGAGTGGATAAAAACAGGCTACAACAACAACAGACTACACATAAAATTCAATAAGCAGAAGGACAATTTGATCATCTTTTTCGACGGATTCCCTGATAGAAATATTTCAGAAATAACGCAACATTTTCAGAAATACTTTAATCTGAGATTAGCTAGTAGGAAGATAGCCACGAAGGGATGGAACTGGGGTGAATTCAAGTTAGAAAATACGAACATAAACTTCGACATAGACAACAAGTATGCATTCAGTATTCCAACGAACAGTATCAATCAACTGAATGTTCAGATAAAAACGGACATAGCGATGGAACTGAAAAATGAGGATtataaaaaaacgaatgaagACTTTCTATCAGAAATACGTTTCTGTTATCCAcacgaaaatgatgaaaataaacattttcaaaattttaaaaatgacttactagaaaaagtaaatataGGAGACTCTAAAAGTGAATGCATTGCTTCCCTTGCAAATATTCCTCTCCTCGTCCCAAGAGGAAGATACGAAATCGAAATGTATCCAAAGTCGTTCAAGCTACATGGAAAATCCTACGATTTTACCGTTCAGTATactaatataaataaaatgttgCTAGTCCCCAAAAGTAACTCCAACCAGTACGTTTTAATCTTTAGcctaaataataaaatgaagcaaGGACAAACTGAGTACCCATTCATTTTGGTTCAACTCAATAACGATGACGACATGGAGTTGGACATCAATGCAAGTGAAGAAGAtctgaaaaaatataaattggAGAAATCTCTCTGCGGAAGAGCATATGAAGTAATTCCTAGACTCTTTTCTGCTCTTGTTAAAAAGAATGCCATCATTCCAGGAGATTTCAGAAcagcaaaaaatgaacatggtATTACATGCAGCTATAGAGCAGCAAGTGGACAACTTTACCCCCTAAATAaatactttctttttattgtaAAACCCGTCATTTTAATCTCCTTTGATGACATTGTAACACTCACTTTCCAGAGAACGGGTAACATAAACCAACACCGTTTCTTCTCTGTTATCATAAAACACAAAAGAGGAATGAGTTATGAGTATACCAACATAGACAAAAGTGAATACCTCCCTTTGCTGGAATTtctaaaaagtaaaaatatacacattcAGGATGATGCCAATGTTGCTGATAAAAAACAGGACTTCGGCGATGAACTCTCCGAATCGGATGAGGAGGAATACGTTGccgatgacgatgatgacgacgaagAGGATTACGTCgcagaagaggaggaggatgacgatgatgatggtagtgatgacgatgaggaggaagaggaggaagaagaagaagaagacgatGATAAGTAG